One Streptomyces sp. RPA4-2 genomic window carries:
- a CDS encoding NAD(P)-dependent alcohol dehydrogenase produces MRNVSGWAAHHRGGPLEPWHFTRRDLLADDVAVRVEYCGVCASDISAVRHGDVFPLVPGHEMTGEITAVGIAVTRFEIGDKVAVGNIIDSCGTCPPCLAGRENWCRRFPTLTYGNTDPKDGLVTRGGYSSEYVLPAKFTYHLPEGLDPAGAAPLMCAGITTYSPMKRWGVGPGKSVGIVGMGGLGHIALKLAHALGAEVVQFTRSEDKADEARALGADDVVLSTDEKQMAAQTGRFDFILDTVGAPHSVEPYMSALGMDGTLCVVGIPEGAIEVNPLSLIHGAKTLAGAGSGGTVETREMLDFCAEHGITAEIELMRPDQINEALGRLARNDVRYRFVLDMAAQRQ; encoded by the coding sequence TACGCGTCGAGTACTGCGGAGTCTGCGCCAGCGACATCTCCGCCGTCCGCCACGGCGACGTGTTCCCCCTCGTGCCGGGCCACGAGATGACCGGCGAGATCACCGCTGTCGGCATCGCGGTGACCCGGTTCGAAATCGGCGACAAGGTGGCCGTGGGCAACATCATCGACTCCTGCGGTACCTGCCCGCCCTGCCTCGCGGGCCGTGAGAACTGGTGCCGGCGCTTCCCGACCCTGACCTACGGGAACACCGACCCGAAGGACGGTCTGGTGACCCGCGGCGGCTACTCCTCGGAGTACGTCCTGCCCGCGAAGTTCACCTACCACCTGCCCGAGGGCCTGGACCCGGCCGGTGCCGCACCCCTCATGTGCGCCGGGATCACCACCTACTCGCCCATGAAGCGCTGGGGCGTCGGCCCGGGCAAGTCGGTCGGCATCGTCGGCATGGGAGGACTCGGCCACATCGCCCTCAAACTCGCCCACGCACTCGGCGCCGAGGTCGTGCAGTTCACCCGGAGCGAGGACAAGGCGGACGAGGCACGGGCACTGGGCGCCGACGACGTGGTCCTGTCCACCGACGAGAAGCAGATGGCCGCCCAGACCGGCCGTTTCGACTTCATCCTCGACACCGTCGGCGCGCCGCACTCCGTCGAGCCGTACATGAGCGCGCTCGGCATGGACGGAACGCTCTGCGTGGTCGGCATCCCCGAGGGCGCCATCGAGGTGAACCCGCTCAGCCTGATCCACGGCGCGAAGACCCTTGCCGGCGCCGGCAGCGGCGGCACCGTCGAGACCCGGGAGATGCTCGACTTCTGCGCCGAACACGGCATCACCGCCGAGATCGAACTCATGCGCCCCGACCAGATCAACGAGGCACTGGGCCGCCTGGCCCGCAACGATGTCCGCTACCGCTTCGTCCTCGACATGGCCGCCCAGCGGCAGTGA